Part of the Diabrotica virgifera virgifera chromosome 6, PGI_DIABVI_V3a genome, CATTTGGCCGACGAAGAATAATTGTGGGACATGGTGAAACAAGTTCCAAAGAACTTGCGAAGATAATTACTGATGCATCAGTAAAAGTGTGTGGTGAAGAATCTAGAGATGGTTATATCCGAGCTAAACTTGATGACAGAAAGAATTAGCCGATATTTGAAAGTAAATGTCGACACTATGCTTCAAGAAATGAGTAAATACAAATGTTCAGCAAAGGAGGGTGGGCGGGTGGAACTCACCGTGCAGCAACCTCATCGTGGCGAGTTCTGGGTTAAATGAATATACGAAGTAATGTTAAATATGTTCATAATAGTTCAATATAAAAACCTTTTGTGCCGAATATTGATTCAAGCAAAGAGCTGCACAGTTCACAgcgcaaaaatagtaaataaatatgcGTTGGTTACCCCTCTCTTATATTTTTAGTCTTGGGGGCCGGTTAAATCTTTTTAGATtatgatgaaaattttttaacaagatAGTAGCATTGATATTAATATCTTAGACACTAGCCCGCCccaaaaattaagcaaaaaaaaaaaataatttttttaggctCCCGGGGACCcggtcaaaaataatttaattcggcCTTTGTTTGGTACACAGTATTAATACTACCATACACAACTTTTTTTTACCAGCCCGTTTAAAatttaccaaaaaaattttttttgcccgTTTTCGGCCCGGCCTAATAGATATATCCAAGCACTCACGACCCAGTAAAGGACctgaggagtcagatcaacaaagcatctgcattgtcagaatgtctgcgggagatagtctggtcaaatccgtatatgtgcacagatagtaaaattaaaatctaCAAGACTTGCATACGACCGATCATGATATATGGCATAAAAGTGCGCGAAAacaccaacaaaacgaaacagatgctaagagttgccgaaatgaaaaccctaagaacaatagtggggaaaACAAGATGAGACAAAGTAAGAAATACAgacattagagagcaatgcaaaatttaagatattgtaagatggggaaggcagcgcaagaggatgtggtacaaccatgtaagacgaatggatgagaaCAGACTtccaaaaattgccctagaaaacaacccTCCCAGTTCAAGACCCCCCGGAAGACCAtctaaaagatggagggatagttggcaatctacctcccaggaaattaaccagaggcagcttcagaattaaacagatcaaaagatctccaagaagtaaagaagaagaagataataaagtcaatataatataatgtctaagtaattattcttgtattattattctttaaatttgactgactatttttctttaaatttgactttataataagttaataaatattAACTTTTAGCTTGCTCGATAAAAATCAAAATGGACTATTGCCGTTCTTCCCCTGTACCCTTCATATGTATGTCAAACATGGACCCCACACAAGAccaatatgaataaactagccacaacagaaaggacgatggaaagatcaatggttgcgttcggacgaccacagcagctgactgtcagcagaaatcggttGAGTGGTTGTATCTAGCgctgatagggaaagcttagtaaacctctcagcggctgacttccagcggtgtcgTCTAACTAAACGATATGTCCAGCCACTGTGATcatccgaacgcacccaatgctATATAGGTATACAACTGTCAGAAAACAAGAGGAACAACTGGATAAGATCAGAAATAAAAGTCGAAGATataacaacaaaaattgccaaactcaAATGGAGCTTTGCAGCAGTATTagtatacataataataataataatatcgtatggcatttttgccggggagatcctttcggatagttccggcgccatttacatctttaaccctgttttaagtaactagtgccgatgtacactagcccaggggaccgacggctttacgtgctctccgaggcacggtgagacggctcgtgtcattattggaaatgaaaatggtttgtcttaggcagggctcgaacccacgtctactggcgtatgaggccagcgtttatgccgttactccaaGGCCGCTCATTAGTATACAGCTACACTGCTACACAAAAAAGACCAATGTTGAAATGCCACAATACAACATTGGATACCTTACGTAAGTAGATGAgaaagaggaagaccacagatgagatgggtagatgacataaaaacaatagccGGGAAACAAGTGTGTTGCTCAATAGAGATTGACGGAAAACGTTGGGAGAgacccacggttcttagacatttactacggttgcctactccgactaaccaatgaacattaagccggcgattacgtcacgagagtacagtaatttgaatcgtaatatgattaatcggtctttttatgtctttgatgtatggaaaataGTAAAGACAGTTATGAAATAATGATGTTTAGTggattataatacctaattatggaAAACTGTTGATATTTCGGTGGTTTAATACTTAAAATTAATCAGGACCGGTTGTTCACGGTTATCCAACATTAATGCAAGATTTACGGTATTCTAGGACTTCAATCTCCATTCTACTACTGAATTTCCATCAATACTGGATTAACTATTGAATACATACCGTCCTTAGAGGTCAGCTAGGATTATGTGAATTAGaattacttgtataatttattgtaagaatttaaataataggtaATAAATTTTCACTACTGAATAATCTCAGACATGCAGACGATACAATACTCCTTGCGGGCAGCAGAGAAGGGCTGCAAATTTGGTTGATTGCACTACACAGTACTGCGAGAAGTATGAAATGGCTCTgaacacaaaaaaacaaaaatcatgattgtcAATAAGAAGATTGAAGGCGAAACAATCTACGTTAAAGAAAAAGCTTTAGAGAACGTACACAGATAAAATTACTTGGCAAATGAGCTAAATGAACAATGGGACCACAGCCTTGAAATAAAACGACACACTGAGATGGCCAGAAGCTCTTTCAATAAGATGAAAATAGTATTATGCAATGGACAACTGGGAATAAAAATTCGAACTAGAGTATGAAGATCTTAAGTATTCTCTGTTTTTATatggagttgaatcctggacacttaCGGACGCAAGTGAAGAAAGACTTAGGTACCAGCTTTGAGATGTGGCGTTAtagaagaatgtggaaaatatcatggacacaacacgttacaaacacggaaacattaagaaagatgaaaaaagagaaagaaatactcaacacttttaaagaaagaaaaatgagctactttggtcacatactaagaaatgaaaaatatgaattgATACGATTGGTTATACAAGGGAAAGAGGACCGGGAGACGACGCCAAtcctggttgaaaattttaaaccagtggagtggaaaaacagtaatagaactcttcagaaccgCTGCAGACAGAGTAAAATGGGACAAGATGATTCCAATGTCTTTAAAGGATGAGGTACAATCCGACAAGTGAGAACTGGCGGCTGACCTTCTCGTATTGTGTATTTTTGCTCAAGGTCATGCGCCAGCTCTGACTTGTCGGATtgtacatgaagaagaataaatttGTATTGGTAAAAGTTTATTTGATGTCCAATATATATAAATACACACTACTTAAGTGAAAGTACACTGCATTATATAAGTGGTAATGCCACTATCTTCAGCAGATCGTTGCACGTTTACTGAGATCCATATAAATTTCTTCCGTCGTCCAACAtgccctctttttctttttcaaaataatttcaatttcttttttttttcttcttttatctttcttcttttttgggcttgtcccccactttatttaaaatatatctcgaaagtgctttaaaaagatataaacaaaaatgcaGAACAATGAACAATGGGAATACCACTCACCAACACTATGGTCTATACGCCCAACTTGGCAGAAGATCAAGTAATAATGGCTCAAGAATATGACGATTTAAGCtatatcccaggcaaccaagtgacgtcaagaacgtcgaggaaacgtcagtttttggttgaatatatacacgtgtttgaagaTTACGTGGTATAAatgtcttttgtaggtgattttaaatacgtaagattaatgacgttaaaatacgcctaaaaacacgttttcatttcagGCATCCTAAGTCTGAcagtcacaaaattgggaggagcttaaagGCTTAATGCTTATGACTTCAAGAAATGTCCATTAAGAAGTGTTTCATTTATTGTTTAGGGGCTTTGTGtaataaaataagacttttcatttagatatttagttgaagaaccgTGTTAATTAAGAGCTTTTCATTAGTTTTTCTCAAGTGAGTAAGTTTAATACAATAATTCATCTTGAAaactgtttgaggttatgttttaatttgttttggaTGTGTTAttgagtttaattaaattaacaataaattatttattagtttatatgttgtttcaatTTTGACACCGTAAGtatatataaaaagtgaaaattctataccTGTAGGTATGTTGTATTGAGGGTATTCTAATTCTATATATTTAGAGAGTCTTTCAATTTAGTTTTGCTTTTAGCCTATGAGCTAAATGATTTAAAAcggttaaataaaaaattgcaataccaacaatgcccatgcgaataattattgtgtatctttaaaaccataaaatgaaacatctaaaaaacgacataaaaactacgtttttgatatcacgtatttaaaagTTGATAAAATTACGTCAATTATGGTAGGGCATATTCACGtgattttcgacgtcgaaaatACGTGATAAACTGGCGTGGTTTAAtgataattatgacgttttttcaacgttttgtaaacgttatttggttgcctgggatggCACGAAAATTAATTGAAGAATATGATATATGGGGTCTAGAAGcaaataaaaagaaaaccgaATACTTGTGCATTGGATAAGAACAAAAAAACTCATATTAGACGATAACACCACGATAAAGCACTACTGTGACTACAAGTATCTAGGTATCACTATTTCGCACGATGGAACATTAGACAAAGCCATAAGAGAGAAAGAGATACGTCAGGGAGCCGTCACAATGTTCAACAGCATTTTATGGGACCAATCCATGAGCAAAGAAAATAAAAGGAGGATATATGAGACTCTAGTGAAAAGTATCACTATATACAGCTTTGAGGTACGGCCACTGAAAGAAAGAACACTGGCAACGCTGAGAGCaacggaaatggatttttggagaagtcccacaggaagatctagaagagaaaggattaccatgcaacgaacgcattagagaaataatgggcATCAAACGAACAATCACGGATGAgctaacaacaaaacaaattatctggttcggacatatacaaagaatggatgaacgAATACCAAAGGAAATATTAAAATGGTAACCAGAAAgaaagagaaaacgaggtagactgAGAAAAAGTTGGAGCGAAGGAATACACAAAGAGCTGAGGGGAAAGAAACATAGAAGAGGACCTATGGAACAACCGGACGAAGTGGAGATTGGAAGACAGAAAaggagaacgttataaaccgacatgTAGTATTATCTTTCTTCTTTTGTTCACTATCAATatctttttatttgatattttatttaattctagAATCTTTGTTCTGGTAGTACACAATTCTTGTTCATTTTCTTCTAATTTCTGCTTTAGCCttttgttttctttaagcaaGTCCTCATATTTTCGTTGTAAAATATCTTCGTCCGATTCTATACTTGTACTGGATACATCAGACACAGGTGAGTGTACCTCTAATGGGTCTTCAACGATAGCTTTTTGTGTTTTCATTGCTACCCTTTTACCACTTCTTGCTGTTGTCTGTTTTGAAACATCTCCCAGATATTTCAAGTTTTCACTTGGAATTGCTACAAAATAGCGATGATAAGAAACAGAATAACATTAGACAACAACACTTACCTCCATCCTTTAATTTCAACTTAGGCCTAGTTCCCATTACTCTAGCATACAAATCATCCACAAAATCATCCTTCTTGAAATGATTACTACATACTCtagcagtttttgtttttatttcatcTTTTCTGCGGCAGCGCATAATCCATATTTtttctagttttttatttttgggaAACGTGAAAAATGCTATTTGTTGATCTGCATCAGCAGACTTCttctttttataaaaattatttttacaaatgGCCACACTACAGCTTACACCTGGCATTCTAAAATTTCATCATTATTTATTACGTTGATACATAATGAAATATAAACCTTTTAaccagcggcggctcgtgggtcaatcttcaggggggtcattttggtttgaaaacttcaaactgttgattttttaaagtatttaaaagatcttttagcatttatattttagataaaaaatacagacttagataaaactcaatactatttaccctagttttccgaaaattaaatttgtctttttttagagtaaatcttttaaaaaatataggaaaaatggtatgaacaggttattgactgatatatagataggaatatttatagtataataaattgtaaatttattaaaacgaaacttactttaaatatttttatattttaagtcaattcttctatcctttagttctgcaaaatagtctatgaccttctcattgaaatttggaatgctcttgacaagcgttttctcgatgctcagcatagacaaggcactaagtctaggttgtcccatcgtattacgcaggaatgtttttactctttttaaagtagaaaaacatctctcactttccacggttgtcatagggagtgtgcacaaaatatttaataacttcactgcttcagaaaatgtttcagacaaattcatgttaataaaaagctgaagtatggctactgcaccagcactattgcgaaaatcctcacgacaatataagacttcaagttccgattttagtttggaaatattcactgtgggataattagccgtcaccatttttaaaatattttgcggaaagttggtagtgtatgcttcaaatttctctatgtagaataactgtgaaatcatgagatgatcattgaaactaaacctgtgatttatttcagatataataatatcacaaatttcaagtgcagttcgtcgctttggatcctctgcagtagtttttcttttttttgctgttgatgtgcttggtacttctgattccaaaatagtatttctaattatttggatattgttgttaaaagacaggatacaatttttgacagatataacatcaatgtctcgcatttgcaattgtttaaacaatatatcaacatggggcattattttatggaaaaaatttaaccaaaataaaaaatgctcatcttccaaatgtctttttaaaccagttgcttgatttatattgttaccatcttgctcctcatcaataatttcctctaagcaagattttaaatcatctttataagtgtatacaatttcaacacattttgtattgaaagcccatcgagtaggcgcagctttaggtagccttactttaaccactctatccagaaccatcgtacgttttggagatcggccgaaaaaggacgaaaatccgtgtaaatttgcaaaaaatatttttatcggtttgtgttgactcgccgctttttggaggataagattaaattgatgggcatagcagtgaatgaagtgtgcatttgggtatatttctttaatttttgtttgtactcctcccagtttaccgctcatgactgatgcaccatcgtaactttgggcaatcaatttttcaggtgcttcattaatttttaataattgaagttcttccaatattacattagttaaatgttgtgctgtagtacctagggggttaacaaatttccaaaatctttcatgtacaataccagttaatacatatcgcaatatgataatcatctgcgttttattggagctgtctgtggtctcatctacttgaatggccacaaaatttgtctggccaatctccttcatgatatgagtatgcacaatggctaacattgattctaaaatatcgttctgaattgttttcgatgttcctttaaatactgtacttttttcaatgtgttctttaaacattaaatccagttcagaaacaaaatcgataaggcccagaaaaattccacgattattggagctgtcactttcgtcatgaccgcgcaatgcaatttcgaaaactccacaaaattttacacagtcgattagtttgtttaaaatatacctatttttagataccaattcattaaagtcatgcacagatttacgatatacactatcaagttgctgtcttatgttaacacgtcctaaacttgcgtaactcattgatgaatttatatgagtagttgaagaggcatgttttgtaattttcacttttaaatgcttaatgtcagttactccatttttcgcccatacagcgtcattcgaaaacagtaaacacggatagcaaaaaaatgcatttctcacactgcagccacaaatccaatcacacaaattgtacattgattctttaaaatatctttgaatgtccttacccctatcctttgttgtttgttttaaattcatgtttggttttggtcgaccactttcttttttctcaagccgccgttcataatttagtgttccagcagattttaaggcaattatttcgtcaacaacactcatcttgttttctaactaaacgtgaggccgtcgactctactagaggtatacgacggaaaggtcactcccactctcgcccacgaaattgctatctgccgtctcttttctattttacatgcatttgtccataagccataagaactgtatatagacaatttaaaatacggcccagccacgggcttgtgtatagcgcgaggcgcgacgttattatatctattatatttgttttgccaatggagactgctgagagagaattttatatttcagagtgaagttttagataaaagatatttttaataaaattggtatttttatgagattattttaggggggtcattgaccaattgaccctaaggaggagccgcgcttgctTTTAACCTACcttataaatatacagtatggtgtaaatgaaaggaataaattcgttatttcgtaaaccggcgactttaaggaaaaatcccgaaacaggtcgatttttgtttttaaattatgatattttggcatatatctcATATTACTGACGTTATCCATTGGGCGTCATAACATAATCGATGATATTTTtgaatgggaataggggtcgtgtgctagctcatttgaaaggatattcaattctctattcagtaatataaacatttagataattatttatacagggtgtccaaaaaaatttgaaaattaaattatttgacaaaaaagaagaatgtatgtaatttatttaattcaaaatacattttactattacccgaaaacagaaaaatgtttacatatttcaaaaataaacattgcttttcgatcaaattcaatgtttaagccagctcccgccagccacctgcctcttggaagtttgaacatttaatttaagcaaaaagcaatgttcatttgtcaaataaacgtatttttctaatttatgacagcagtaagatgtattttgaattaaataaattacatacaatctttttttttgtcaaataatttaatttaatattttttttggacatcctgtataaataattatttaaatgtttatattactgaa contains:
- the LOC114333628 gene encoding uncharacterized protein LOC114333628 isoform X4 — its product is MPGVSCSVAICKNNFYKKKKSADADQQIAFFTFPKNKKLEKIWIMRCRRKDEIKTKTARVCSNHFKKDDFVDDLYARVMGTRPKLKLKDGAIPSENLKYLGDVSKQTTARSGKRVAMKTQKAIVEDPLEVHSPVSDVSSTSIESDEDILQRKYEDLLKENKRLKQKLEENEQELCTTRTKILELNKISNKKILIVNKRRKIILHVGL